The Candidatus Hydrogenedentota bacterium genome includes the window CGCGCCGTCGCAGGCGTCCGCCGCCGTCGCGCCCGGAAGCGCCAGCGCCGCGCCGCAGGCGCTGGAGAGCGTGGACACGCCGCCGTCTAGCGTCACCACCGGCGCGGTGGTGTCATCCACCGTCACCGTCAGCACCGCCGTGCCCGTGTTCCCCGACCCGTCCGCCGCGGCATAGACCACGTCATAGACGCCGACGGCGGGGGCCGCCGGGTTCAGGCCGTCGTAGTCCGACACTGACACCGCCCGGGGGCCGTCGCAGGTGTCAGAGGCTGTCGCGCCCGGAAGCGTCAGGGCAACGCCGCACTCGCCGGACAGCGTGGAGACGCCGCCGTCTATCGCCACCACCGGCGCGGTGGTGTCGTCCACCGTCACGGTGAGCGTGGCGGTGCCCGTATTTCCCTCGGCGTCCGTCGCGGCGTAGACCACGTCATACACGCCGGCCGCCGGGGCGGCCTCGTTCAGGCCGTCGTAGTCCGATACCGTCGCCGCCGGCGCGCCGTCGCAGACGTCCGACGCCGTGGCGCCCGGAAGCGTCAGCGCCACGGCGCACTCGCCAGCGAGCACGGACACGCCGCCGTCTATCGCCACCACCGGAGCCGCCGTGTCCACCACGGAGACCGTGCGGGTCTCGCTGTCGGAATTGCCCCCGTTGTCCGTGAAGGTGTAGGTGACGAAGTAGTCGCCCACGGCGGTTCCGACGGCGCCGGAGATGTTCGTCACGGCGCCGGCGCCGAGAATGTTGTCGGTCCAGGCAGCCCCGGACTCCGTGTAGCTGTCCACGCCGCACTCGAGGGTGACCGTGGAGGACCCGTTGAGCGTCACGACCGGCGCGGTGGTGTCAATAGTGGTGGGCCCCCAGGTGACGGGGGCGGACCAGTTGCCCGCGCCGTCGCGCGTCCGCAGGCGGAAATACCAGGCACCGTCGGCCAGCGCCGCGCTGGTCACGGTGTGCGGGTCCGCCGAGTGGGCCAGGTCCACCGTGTCGTCCACGGCTGCGGCGGGATTCGTGGAGAACACGAAGGAGTAGCCGCTGACCCCCGTCGCGCCGTCCGACGCGCCGTTCCACCGCATGACGATCTGGCTGGCCGCCAGGGTGCCGCCGACAGTGTGCGAGGTGCTGGAAAGGGCGGGGTTGGAGGGCGCGACCGCGTCGGCCACGCTCAGCGCAAAGGCCTCGGTGTCCGTGCCCTGGGCGTTTGTGGCGGTCACGGTGATGGTGTAGGCCGAGGCGCTGTAGACGGGGGTCGGCCAGGAGATTTCCCCCGTGGAGGGGACGATGGTCATGCCCGCAGGCGCGCCCGAGAGGCCCCAGGTCACCCCGGTCCCGGCGTTCAGTATCATGGTCTTTGTGTAGGTGGCGGCGTTGGTGGCGCTTTCCGTGCTCACCATCGCGATCTCCGGCGGCGCGGCCGGCAGGAGGCCGACGTTCGTCACGACCACCGAGGACAGGTCCGCCTCGCCGTCGCCGAAGCGCAGCAGCAGGCCGTGGGGCAGGCCGGACCACGCGCCGTTGAACGGGGCGCCCTGCGCCGCGCCCAGGTCCACCACATAGCGGTTCGCGCCCGCGTTCGTGGCAATGCGGCCGGTGTACTGGCGCGCGTTGCCGGCGGCGGCAAACTCTTGTCCGTTCACGGCCCAGCCTGCGTAGAAGGTGAGCGTGCGGGGCGCGGTGGTGTTCGCGGCGACGTCCAGGTACAGGTACCGGTTCGCCGCGTCCACGACAAAGTCCTGGTTCAGCAGGGCCATGGGCTGCCCGCCCGTGGTCTGGGTGAGCGTGGCCGCGCCCCCGGCAAGGGCCACCTGGCTGCCCGCGTAGGGGGTGTGCTGCGCGGCCACCCACGCGCCGGTGCCGGCCATGGCGGGCCACTGCACCGCGGCGGAGGAGAAGTCGCCGGCCGTGCGCAGGGCGATGTGGTCGTAGACATAGGTCGCCGCGTTGGCCTCCGTACTGGGGTCAATGCGCACCTGGGTGATGGAGCCGTAGGCCCCGGCCCAGGCGTCGTAGTCCAGACCCGTGGTCATGTCCAGCACGATGGTCGCCGCGCCGTTGTTCGGGTAGTGCTGAAAGGGGTTGTAGACAAAGCCGTAACTCCCCCCGGTTCCGGGGAAGGAGAAGGTCTGCGAGGTGGCCGCTTCGCCCGAGGCGAACCCGGTGTGGTTCTGCCGGACATACAGGTACTTGAAGACGTACGGGTCAAAGGCCAGCGGATCCACCCCGAAGTGAGGGTCGCCGCCCGTGATGTTCATGCTGACGGCCCCGGCCGCCGTCACCTGGAAATTGGATGTCTGGTTCAGCGGGACCCAGCCGGAGGCATGCCCGGGGAAGCCGCCGGGCAAAATGTTAAACGGCCAGTCGGGATGGGGGTAGCTCTCCACGATGAAGGAATGAATCTTCACCGTGGCCGTGCCGCCGGGCGGGTCAAAACGGAACTGCCGGATGCTCCGGTTGGTCCAGAGGTCCGTCCCGTTCTTCGCCAAGTCCCCCAGTCGGCGGGGCACATGAATCTGGTACAGCGACCGCCCCGCCTGGACCCGGAAGAAGATGGAGTTCAACTCTGACGGGAGTGTCTCGTCCGTGCGGATGAAGAATATCTGGTAGTCCCCCGTCACAGAACTTTCCAGGTCCAGTTTGAGCCAGGCGTTGGCGCTGCCCACCAGCGGAGACGCGATGAAGTCCGGACTCTGCACGATGGGGTCGCCCCCGGCGCAGGTGAAGTTCAGGGAGCCCCCGGACACGCCGAAGCCGGTGATCTGCCCGCCATTCGTCCAGCCCTCAAAGTTTCCGGCCGTGTCAAATCCCCAGTTTTTCTGGGCCTGCGCCCCGACAGAAGCCAACATGACTGCGGTCGCGCACAACAGAACCTTTCTCATGGGACACCCTTTCCTGCGGGTTCTTGGGAATTTTTCCCGATAATGGCCAGTCAAGAAACACCCCCAAACACGGAAACTTGTCCACGTCTGGGTGAAGAAGCCCTGCAAACCTGCCTCAGCGTCAAATGGAGTATAGCACGAACCCGACTTAGTGGCAAACCCCGCAGGCTGATCTCCTGTATTCGAGAATAAAGAGATTTTACCGTTTTTTGGGGGGCATGGGCAGTGGGGGATTCATGGGATGCCGGGCGAAGGACGGTGCCTCTGGGCCGGAAAGGGGTGCGCCCACCCCGGCGCCCAGCGCCCGTTCTGGAACGAATTCCCCGCCTGGCGGCGGGATGCCGACGCGGCCTGAAAGGCTGCCTGAACTGTCCGCCTGCCGTTTCGGGGCGGACAGTCCCCTGCTTCCCAGGGGTCCCCCAACTCCCCTCCTGGCGGGAATCACCGCCACTCAAGGGGGGTTGTTGGCAGGGAGACCGCCTTGCACGGCGATCCGGGAAATCCGCCCGGACTTGCCAACGACAAGCCCGGGTGCATTACAATGGGCGCACATCTGCGCGATCGGGGGGCGGCCAGGGAAGGAACCACAGGTAAATCATGGATTTTGCCGCTGCTTTAAAACGGGACCGGGCGCTGGTATTGGACGGCGCCACGGGCACGATGGTCCAGGCGCTCGGCCTGGGCGACGCCGCGTTCGGCGGCCCCGACTACAAGATGCTCGTGGACCTGCTGAATTTCTCCCTGCCGCAGGCGATGCGGGACATCCATCTGGCGTTTTTCCGCGCCGGGGCGGACGCCGTGGAGACGAACACCTTCGGCGCGTCGGCCTTCCGGCTGGCGGAGTATGACTTTTCCGGGCTGGACCTGTCCCAGTGGGCGGCCAACCCGCACGGGGTGGACCCGCGCCGCCTGTCCCATGACGAGCTGGCCTACTGGCTGAGCCGCCGGGGCGCGGAAATCGCCGCCGAGGCCCGCGACCTGCACCGCCGGGACCCCGCCCACGACGGGCGGCCGCTCTTTGTTGTCGGCTCGATGGGGCCGTCCAACCGGGTCATCTCCAACACGCGGGCCACGCTGCGCCGCGCCACCTTTGACGAGGTGCGCGCCAACTTCCGCCGCCAGGCCCTGGGCCTGCTGGACGGCGGGGTGGACGCCTTCCTCCACGAGACCCAGCAGGACATTCTGGAGGTGAAGGCGGCGGTGATGGGCGGCTTTGACGCCATGGCGGAGCGCGGGCGCCGGGTGCCCGTGATGGCCCAGGTGACGGTGGACCAATTCGCCCGCATGCAGATCTTCCACACGCACATCCAGGCCGCCCTCACGACGGTGCAGGGCCTCGGCGTGGACGTCTTCGGCATCAACTGCTCCATCGGCCCGGACCTCATGGCCCCGGCGGTGGAGACCCTGTGCCGCTTCTCCCGCGTGCCCGTGTCGGTGCTGCCGAACGCCGGGCTGCCCGTCTCGGAGAACGGCCGCACGGTGTTCAAGTTCGCCCCGGACCGCTTCGCGGCGCTGCTCCGGGGTTTCGTGGCGGACCAGGGGGTCCGCGTGGTCGGCGGCTGCTGCGGCACCACGCCGGAGCACATCCGCGCCACCGTGGAGGCCCTGCGCGGCGTGGCCCCCCGCGGCCGCGTCCCCGAGCCCGGCCTGTATGTCTCCGGGCCGCAGAAGGCCGTGCTGCTGGACGGGTCCAAGTCCCTCATCCGCTTTGGCGAGCGGCTGAACATCCGTGGGTCGAAAAAGGTGCGCGACGCCGTGGAGAACGACACGGGCATCAACCACGACGTGCTGGAGGAGGTGGTCCGGGAGCAGGTGGAGGAGCTGGGCTGCGAGGTGGTGGACGTCTGCATGGACTCAAACCTCGTGGACACCGTGGCCGCCCTCAAAGAGGTGGTCCATGTGCAGACCACGGACTTCAAGGGGGCCATGTGCCTCGACTCGTTCCAAGTGGACGCCCTGGCCGAGGCGGT containing:
- a CDS encoding DUF5011 domain-containing protein is translated as MRKVLLCATAVMLASVGAQAQKNWGFDTAGNFEGWTNGGQITGFGVSGGSLNFTCAGGDPIVQSPDFIASPLVGSANAWLKLDLESSVTGDYQIFFIRTDETLPSELNSIFFRVQAGRSLYQIHVPRRLGDLAKNGTDLWTNRSIRQFRFDPPGGTATVKIHSFIVESYPHPDWPFNILPGGFPGHASGWVPLNQTSNFQVTAAGAVSMNITGGDPHFGVDPLAFDPYVFKYLYVRQNHTGFASGEAATSQTFSFPGTGGSYGFVYNPFQHYPNNGAATIVLDMTTGLDYDAWAGAYGSITQVRIDPSTEANAATYVYDHIALRTAGDFSSAAVQWPAMAGTGAWVAAQHTPYAGSQVALAGGAATLTQTTGGQPMALLNQDFVVDAANRYLYLDVAANTTAPRTLTFYAGWAVNGQEFAAAGNARQYTGRIATNAGANRYVVDLGAAQGAPFNGAWSGLPHGLLLRFGDGEADLSSVVVTNVGLLPAAPPEIAMVSTESATNAATYTKTMILNAGTGVTWGLSGAPAGMTIVPSTGEISWPTPVYSASAYTITVTATNAQGTDTEAFALSVADAVAPSNPALSSTSHTVGGTLAASQIVMRWNGASDGATGVSGYSFVFSTNPAAAVDDTVDLAHSADPHTVTSAALADGAWYFRLRTRDGAGNWSAPVTWGPTTIDTTAPVVTLNGSSTVTLECGVDSYTESGAAWTDNILGAGAVTNISGAVGTAVGDYFVTYTFTDNGGNSDSETRTVSVVDTAAPVVAIDGGVSVLAGECAVALTLPGATASDVCDGAPAATVSDYDGLNEAAPAAGVYDVVYAATDAEGNTGTATLTVTVDDTTAPVVAIDGGVSTLSGECGVALTLPGATASDTCDGPRAVSVSDYDGLNPAAPAVGVYDVVYAAADGSGNTGTAVLTVTVDDTTAPVVTLDGGVSTLSSACGAALALPGATAADACDGA